One genomic region from Pyxicephalus adspersus chromosome 1, UCB_Pads_2.0, whole genome shotgun sequence encodes:
- the NUMA1 gene encoding nuclear mitotic apparatus protein 1 isoform X3, with product MAGWQQQQSQLQNELNAAITEKKLLEEHNLILQGKISMLEDQLKRMMESEQCEKGESMGDIMRLENLQQEVVSLNTKSVELQAQITEMEEHKRAAVAELETQKSRFESEKLQLQDIVTNLQTSLSEITFQKEKQDQEARQQEEKLTCQITTLKLEISKLKSSLAQKDEILSSLRQEVEEEKKGKGQLLETLQKQEESSRKSIETLNHKVENLGSSLNVSEGKVVELTEKLNAATQQMTSLEQEQNKIIGDRDSALKAFNDYKKDKEEQLQTMTQTCQSLQKDQQQNLAALEDMKREKAELALKVQELDATILDLIAKCQHLDTENDNQNKSHAATLELLRTQLAEQEAQLRVYEKKVSGMELLSKENSQVKENLMSLEDTVKNLEELLENERRRSASLEGEKEKNSILERDLKSLSDSRDQTIAELAEQKETAKRLESQIHQMEEEHRRNSENLQHKLAETSDTLKHREKEIEKVSKEMNKWKDIADNANQVEKHIELIKKDYDEVCQQLGKEQSKVLEMEAKAKTDMTSHLDKISLLESELLAARTQLEEKEAQEKNLLQSVHSAEEKLRLAQEEEAKRVSQLEKSHSSTVQDLNLLSKELSEEKQKKAEIESNLQNLEKQKSERILSLESEIKNMEAALKAQENETKVLSTQMALLRKELEQSNLKHQQELHEKDNSVSQLREEKEKAIADLKSEQSNKLEVEVQLQKSLDTHKCEFSALQNELSRSLDLITIKENELERLSKEVSAKVEELMEEKQSSTKILEEVTRLKVFEEQAVKQKEELKHYNETVKATDSEIMALKATIDEKDNEIQRLERDIQEKTQENASIRENLQSLSNVVNSLESKVKDSEGMLQDRELRMNLAHKEAAEAKLAASKNASTSEQWQSALKALESEIQQERQKASELTKRLEESQSLQTERESSLEALKIELFHKVQELEQSQKALNESSKELSRVVSTSQVQEKSLTEEKEQTSKLQGEIERKKVQVEQMQGELKNMTAQLATKEKKFLETQELLERESTKSTDLEKQLKVIQEKLEVAVKEVNEKQSAIDVLQAESLNYKQEADKQSTSVSGLQKKLSSQDETVAKLQRDVKTWQEKCSQKEEEMSAVQQQLTNSQHLLQELTSLKSNYEEMKTEQTRRESQYKEELLKNQKMSEGLKTELEKTKAEVASLLSLKDLLSQKEATVETLEKENTDHLKKISKLQDENKQLNTEKKSLSQASDRSAKKSEMELSKIAEKHNKEMESVRQSYEKIISENKEQVNELSQKLEAVTSNYNHTKSKFQEEKQKLLAQVEQLEAVKKDQSEQVRELNKQISQQEKTIRSQQTKLKRDSDVHEEVEKKQRRLTELEKELEQQTQAVEHYKTQMEKAKVHYDAKKQQNQELNDKLQAITREQENLHKENEDLKKESERINKELQLSLLQTKEAEQNCKALTSQVRSLEAQVEYADRQLRQLGKFQVATDALKSRDTLMPPRKTRSHADVSTDSLELSDGDESPMNSTRMSSYRKNERAHREPSSTAAQVHSPEPISSNRLPKKVESLESLYFTPIPTTRAQSKLDSSIGSIADLSLDSTKKSRSARRRTTQIINITMTKRTKEEVEQEPESANSSFYSLRSGISLQALNQQSSTRRSGKPQPAVSAPSITRLPSQESLVKSQHTSSDDSFDSAVLMSLPGYRAKTRTSARLSQASGRSSFYVNTCQDEPDPQEDWTRIAELQQRNRACPPHLKTSYPLESRPSILSSTITDEEMKTGDPKETLRRATLLPSQIQIHEPPPNTRRMTLANTGMELSSGGGGITTRQQMKRVTEESHYGPDTPEAKKSASCFPRPMTPKDKPESRRVSTAESKASISQQAQSSRRQTMTFSILNTPKKLGSTLLKRGLNKKSTPKNTPQGRGSTSGTSKSPRLSVRKSPSRKSPRASTTKSPKTTSKFFERKQRNK from the exons ATGGCTGGGTGGCAGCAACAGCAAAGTCAGCTGCAGAACGAGCTCAACGCTGCCATCACCGAGAAG AAACTGTTGGAAGAACACAACCTGATCCTACAAGGGAAGATATCTATGCTTGAGGATCAGTTAAAGAGAATGATGGAAAGTGAACAGTGCGAAAAAGGAGAGAGCATGGGCGACATCATGAGG ctggaaaATTTACAGCAAGAGGTCGTTTCGCTGAACACGAAATCAGTGGAACTTCAGGCTCAGATCACAGAGATGGAAGAACATAAGAGAGCTGCAGTGGCGGAGTTAGAGACACAAAAATCCCGCTTTGAATCTGAAAAACTTCAACTACAGGACATCGTCACCAATCTGCAGACTTCTCTTTCAGAAATCACCTTTCAAAAAGAGAAGCAAGACCAGGAAGCCAGGCAGCAGGAGGAGAAGTTAACGTGTCAAATAACCACACTGAAATTGGAGATCTCAAAGCTGAAATCTTCTCTGGCACAGAAGGATGAGATCCTCTCCTCTCTTCGGCAAGAagtggaagaagagaaaaaaggaaaagggcagCTGCTGGAAACCTTACAGAAACAAGAGGAGTCTTCAAGAAAAAGCATTGAAACGCTCAACCATAAGGTCGAAAATCTTGGAAGCAGTTTGAACGTCTCTGAAGGCAAAGTAGTGGAACTAACTGAAAAACTGAATGCAGCTACCCAACAAATGACAAGTTTAGAACAGGAACAGAATAAAATTATTGGTGACAGAGACTCTGCTTTAAAAGCATTCAACGATTATAAGAAAGACAAAGAGGAACAGTTACAGACAATGACCCAAACGTGTCAGTCTTTGCAGAAGGATCAGCAGCAAAATTTGGCAGCATTGGAAGATATGAAAAGGGAAAAGGCTGAGCTGGCATTAAAAGTTCAGGAACTAGATGCCACCATATTAGACTTGATAGCCAAATGCCAGCATCTCGACACGGAGAACGATAACCAGAACAAGTCTCATGCAGCAACTTTGGAGTTGCTAAGAACGCAGCTTGCCGAGCAAGAAGCCCAACTTAGAGTCTATGAGAAAAAAGTGTCTGGGATGGAGCTTCTGAGTAAAGAGAATAGCCAGGTTAAAGAAAATTTGATGTCTTTGGAAGACACGGTTAAAAACTTAGAAGAGCTCCTAGAAAATGAGAGAAGACGTTCGGCCTCGCTTGAGGGCGAGAAGGAGAAAAATTCAATTCTCGAGAGAGATCTGAAATCACTAAGTGACAGTAGAGACCAAACAATTGCAGAGCTTGCTGAGCAGAAAGAAACTGCTAAAAGACTGGAGTCCCAAATTCACCAAATGGAAGAGGAACATCGAAGAAACAGTGAGAACTTGCAACACAAACTGGCTGAAACCTCTGACACGCTCAAACATCgagaaaaagaaattgaaaaggtGAGCAAAGAAATGAACAAATGGAAAGATATCGCTGACAATGCAAACCAGGTAGAAAAGCAtattgaattaataaaaaaagattacgATGAGGTCTGCCAGCAACTGGGAAAAGAACAGTCAAAAGTGTTGGAGATGGAAGCTAAAGCAAAGACTGACATGACGTCCCATTTGGATAAGATATCGCTACTGGAATCTGAGCTGTTAGCCGCAAGAACCCAACTTGAGGAGAAAGAAGCTCAGGAGAAGAATCTGCTTCAGTCGGTTCATTCTGCAGAGGAGAAACTTAGATTAGCTCAGGAGGAGGAAGCAAAACGAGTTTCACAGCTAGAGAAGAGTCACAGTAGCACTGTGCAAGATCTTAACTTGCTCTCCAAAGAGCTTTCTGAAGAGAAGCAGAAAAAGGCAGAAATAGAATCTAATTTACAAAACCTAGAAAAGCAAAAATCAGAAAGAATTCTGTCTTTGGaatctgaaattaaaaatatgGAAGCAGCACTTAAAGCGCAGGAAAATGAGACAAAGGTTCTTTCTACACAGATGGCGCTACTTAGAAAAGAATTAGAGCAGTCAAATCTGAAACACCAACAAGAACTGCATGAAAAAGACAATTCTGTATCTCAGCTGCGTGAGGAGAAGGAAAAAGCAATTGCAGACCTAAAATCTGAACAAAGTAATAAATTAGAAGTGGAGGTTCAGCTACAGAAATCTCTAGACACTCATAAATGTGAATTCTCAGCTCTTCAAAACGAGCTCTCCCGTTCTCTCGATCTCATTACAATAAAGGAGAATGAGCTTGAGAGACTTTCTAAGGAAGTGTCTGCAAAGGTGGAGGAGTTAATGGAGGAAAAACAGTCTTCAACGAAGATCCTTGAAGAAGTAACCAGGTTAAAAGTATTCGAAGAACAAGCAGTAAAGCAGAAAGAAGAGCTGAAACATTACAATGAGACCGTAAAAGCTACAGACTCTGAGATTATGGCTTTAAAAGCAACCATTGATGAAAAAGATAATGAGATCCAGCGCCTGGAGCGTGATATCCAAGAAAAAACTCAGGAAAATGCCTCCATTCGTGAGAATCTCCAATCTTTGTCAAATGTGGTCAACTCTTTGGAGAGTAAAGTTAAAGATTCGGAGGGGATGTTGCAAGACAGGGAGTTGCGTATGAACCTTGCCCACAAAGAAGCTGCCGAAGCCAAACTTGCAGCATCTAAAAATGCATCTACATCAGAGCAGTGGCAAAGTGCTCTCAAGGCCTTGGAATCAGAGATCCAGCAGGAGAGGCAAAAGGCAAGTGAGCTTACAAAGCGACTGGAGGAGTCTCAGTCACTTCAGACTGAGAGGGAATCCTCCTTGGAAGCTTTAAAAATTGAGCTGTTCCACAAAGTTCAGGAGTTGGAGCAAAGTCAAAAGGCTTTGAATGAGTCGAGCAAGGAACTGTCACGTGTCGTGTCAACATCTCAAGTTCAGGAGAAATCTTTAACTGAAGAAAAGGAGCAAACATCCAAACTACAGGGAGAAATCGAGAGGAAGAAAGTTCAGGTGGAACAGATGCAAGGAGAGCTAAAGAACATGACTGCCCAGCTTGCCACCAAAGAGAAGAAGTTTTTAGAGACACAGGAGTTGCTTGAAAGAGAATCCACCAAAAGCACAGATCTTGAAAAGCAGCTTAAGGTAATTCAAGAAAAGCTGGAAGTAGCTGTAAAAGAGGTTAATGAGAAGCAAAGTGCCATTGACGTCCTCCAGGCTGAATCTTTGAACTACAAACAAGAAGCTGACAAGCAAAGTACTTCTGTATCTGGTTTGCAGAAAAAATTATCCTCTCAAGATGAAACTGTAGCAAAACTTCAACGAGACGTTAAGACCTGGCAAGAAAAATGTtcccagaaagaagaagaaatgtcTGCAGTTCAGCAACAACTTACTAACTCCCAACATTTGCTGCAGGAACTGACTTCTCTTAAAAGTAACTATGAGGAGATGAAGACTGAGCAGACAAGAAGAGAAAGCCAATACAAAGAGGAACTTCTAAAGAACCAAAAGATGTCTGAGGGCTTGAAGACAGAACTTGAAAAGACGAAGGCAGAGGTGGCCTCTCTTTTATCTTTAAAAGATTTATTGTCCCAAAAGGAAGCCACAGTGGAAACGCTTGAGAAAGAAAACACTGATCACCTCAAGAAGATCTCCAAGTTACAGGATGAGAACAAGCAGCTGAATACTGAAAAGAAGTCCTTGTCCCAGGCCTCTGACCGAAGTGCCAAGAAGAGTGAGATGGAGCTGTCAAAGATTGCAGAGAAGCATAATAAAGAGATGGAGTCTGTACGGCAGAGCTACGAGAAGATCATTTCTGAAAACAAGGAACAAGTAAATGAACTTAGCCAAAAACTGGAAGCAGTGACCAGCAATTACAACCATACGAAATCTAAGTTCCAGGAGGAGAAGCAGAAGCTCCTTGCCCAG GTGGAACAGTTGGAGGCAGTGAAGAAGGACCAAAGCGAGCAG GTTCGGGAACTTAACAAACAGATCAGCCAGCAGGAGAAGACCATTCGGAGCCAGCAAACAAAGCTTAAG AGGGACAGCGATGTGCATGAGGAGGTGGAAAAGAAGCAAAGGAGGTTGACAGAGCTGGAGAAAGAGTTGGAACAGCAGACGCAGGCTGTGGAGCACTACAAAACCCAG ATGGAGAAAGCCAAGGTGCACTACGATGCCAAGAAACAGCAAAACCAGGAACTCAATGACAAGCTGCAGGCCATCACCAGGGAGCAGGAGAATCTGCACAAGGAGAATGAAGATCTCAAGAAGGAGTCTGAGCGGATTAACAAAGAGCTCCAACTCTCTCTGCTGCAAACCAAAGAGGCCGAGCAGAACTGCAAGGCTCTGACCAGCCAAGTCCGCAGTCTGGAGGCTCAG GTGGAGTATGCAGACCGGCAGCTGAGGCAGTTGGGCAAATTTCAGGTGGCCACTGATGCCTTAAAGAGCCGAGACACACTCATGCCCCCGCGGAAGACTCGAAGTCATGCAGATGTCAGTACAGACAGCCTGGAGCTGAGTGATGGGGATGAAAGCCCAATGAACTCCACAAG AATGTCTTCTTACAGAAAGAACGAGCGAGCCCATCGGGAACCCTCCTCCACTGCCGCACAAGTACACAGTCCTGAACCCATTTCCTCCAACCGCCTGCCCAAAAAGGTGGAGTCCCTGGAGAGCCTTTACTTCACCCCAATCCCTACAACCCGTGCACAGTCCAAGCTGGACAGCAGCATTGGCTCAATAGCAGATCTTTCTTTGGACTCTACTAAGAAATCCCGCTCTGCCCGAAGACGGACCACCCAGATCATCAACATAACGATGACCAAG CGAACAAAGGAAGAAGTTGAACAAGAGCCAGAGAGCGCCAACAGCTCATTTTATAGCCTGCGCTCGGGTATCTCTCTCCAAGCTCTGAATCAGCAAAGCAGCACACGCCGAAGTGGGAAACCGCAGCCAGCTGTCTCTGCCCCGTCTATCACACGCCTGCCGTCCCAGGAGTCTCTGGTGAAATCCCAGCACACATCATCTGATGACAGCTTTGATAGCGCTGTCCTGATGAGTTTACCCGGATACCGGGCTAAAACACGCACTTCTGCCCGTCTGTCCCAGGCTAGCG GTCGCAGCAGCTTCTATGTGAACACGTGCCAGGATGAACCAGACCCTCAGGAAGACTGGACCAGAATAGCAGAACTGCAGCAACGGAACCGTGCGTGCCCTCCTCACCTGAAGACGTCTTATCCTTTGGAGTCTCGG cCGTCCATTTTATCTTCCACCATAACTGATGAGGAGATGAAGACAGGAGACCCCAAAGAGACATTACGACGAGCCACTTTGCTACCCTCTCAGATCCAGATCCATGAGCCTCCACCCAACACCCGAAGGATGACTCTGGCTAACACTGGGATGGAGCTGTCTTCAGGAGGAGGTGGAATAACCACCCGACAACAGATGAAACGGGTGACAGAGGAGTCACACTATGGTCCGGACACCCCAGAG GCAAAGAAGTCAGCAAGTTGCTTTCCTCGGCCAATGACTCCCAAAGACAAGCCGGAGTCCCGCAGAGTTTCCACTGCAGAAAGCAAAGCAAGCATCAGCCAGCAG GCACAGAGCTCACGTCGTCAGACCATGACTTTCAGCATCCTGAACACACCTAAGAAGCTGGGCTCAACTTTACTGAAGAGAGGTCTCAACAAAAAATCCACTCCGAAAAATACCCCCCAGGGGCGAGGATCTACCAGTGGCACCAGCAAATCCCCACGCCTTTCAGTTCGCAAATCGCCAAGCAGGAAGTCCCCGCGAGCATCCACAACAAAGTCTCCCAAGACAACCAGCAAG